From Micromonospora rhizosphaerae, the proteins below share one genomic window:
- a CDS encoding glycosyltransferase, whose product MTTVVISAYRTVKFLEGGGHFWVYMQYVEGLRQAGCQVYWLEFVPREGPWQEMSRIESWLGRLKRYGFEDKVILYTEAPGGQGTGYEYLVSSRSEAQEVFKRADLLLNFHYAIDGEMLAGFRRTALVDIDPGLLQTWMSTRQVPVLPHDLYLTTGETVGTPAAPFPDLGVEWVHIRPPVCLQRWPYIFDARSKEFTTVTNWWGGWETEMLDGREVLYDNTKRLSYLAFAELPRLTSQPLELAVHMSAEDAGDRQRMQSHGWRLRHASEVSRTPEMYRSYIQRSRGEISCVKPSCVKLRNGWISDRSLCYLASGKPVVMQDTGPNPYLPFGKGIFRFSTPYEAAEALATVNADYETHCLAAREIAETYFDARQTAERILNIALA is encoded by the coding sequence ATGACTACCGTCGTGATCTCAGCGTACCGGACCGTCAAGTTTCTCGAGGGAGGCGGTCATTTCTGGGTTTACATGCAGTACGTCGAGGGGTTGCGCCAGGCGGGGTGCCAGGTCTACTGGCTTGAGTTCGTCCCCCGGGAGGGCCCTTGGCAGGAGATGTCGAGGATCGAGAGCTGGCTCGGACGGCTGAAGCGCTACGGCTTCGAGGACAAGGTCATCCTCTACACGGAGGCGCCCGGCGGGCAGGGCACGGGGTACGAGTACCTGGTGAGCAGCCGGTCCGAGGCGCAGGAGGTCTTCAAGCGTGCTGACCTGCTGCTCAACTTCCACTACGCGATCGACGGCGAGATGCTGGCCGGCTTCCGCCGGACTGCCCTGGTAGACATCGACCCCGGCCTCTTGCAGACGTGGATGAGCACCCGCCAGGTCCCGGTCCTACCGCACGATCTGTACCTCACCACCGGGGAGACGGTCGGCACCCCGGCCGCGCCGTTTCCCGACCTCGGCGTCGAGTGGGTCCACATCCGGCCACCGGTATGCCTACAGCGCTGGCCCTACATCTTCGACGCCCGCAGCAAGGAATTCACCACGGTGACGAACTGGTGGGGCGGATGGGAGACCGAAATGCTGGACGGCCGTGAGGTGCTGTACGACAACACCAAACGGCTCTCCTATCTCGCCTTCGCCGAGTTGCCCCGGCTGACCAGCCAGCCGCTGGAGCTGGCCGTGCACATGTCTGCTGAGGACGCCGGCGACCGGCAGAGGATGCAGAGCCATGGCTGGCGGCTCCGTCACGCGTCGGAAGTCAGCCGCACGCCGGAGATGTACCGCTCCTACATCCAGCGCTCCCGCGGGGAGATCAGCTGCGTGAAGCCCTCGTGCGTCAAGCTGCGAAATGGCTGGATCAGCGATCGGAGCCTGTGCTACCTCGCCAGCGGCAAGCCGGTGGTGATGCAGGACACGGGGCCGAACCCCTACCTGCCGTTCGGCAAGGGCATCTTCCGCTTCTCCACCCCATACGAGGCAGCCGAGGCGCTCGCCACCGTCAACGCCGATTACGAAACGCACTGCCTCGCGGCTCGAGAGATCGCCGAGACGTACTTCGACGCCCGGCAGACCGCCGAAAGGATTTTGAATATCGCGCTGGCCTAA